A window from Parambassis ranga chromosome 13, fParRan2.1, whole genome shotgun sequence encodes these proteins:
- the LOC114444880 gene encoding transcobalamin-1-like, which produces MKTPTFAFAALLLMLLVSGISSKKGGSKGDGGSSKENHSTPTPRPSQTPITVQVDNAGANPPMQTYSTTVVFRGILLGALRRLQTSNVGFNFTYTEDPNYGPFLESVNGVFGNVQNRTYWELQVKANKKTTKPDVGIGCYIPKENDLIILKYSTY; this is translated from the exons ATGAAGACACCGACTTTCGCCTTTGCAGCCctgctgttgatgctgctgGTTTCTGGGATTTCATCAAAAA AAGGAGGATCAAAGGGCGATGGAGGATCAAGCAAGGAGAACCACAGCACCCCAACTCCAAGGCCCAGTCAAACTCCTATCACTGTTCAGGTGGACAATGCCGGAGCAAACCCTCCCATGCAGACCTACAGCACTACTGTGGTTTTCAGAGGGATCCTCCTTGGTGCACTGAGGAGACTGCAGACGTCCAACGTCGGCTTCAA CTTCACCTACACTGAGGATCCAAACTACGGCCCATTCCTGGAGAGCGTCAACGGTGTTTTCGGAAACGTGCAGAACCGTACCTACTGGGAACTGCAGGTCAAGGCAAACAAGAAAACCACCAAGCCTGATGTTG GGATCGGCTGTTACATTCCCAAAGAAAACGATCTGATCATCCTGAAATACAGCACTTACTGA